A stretch of the Theropithecus gelada isolate Dixy chromosome 7a, Tgel_1.0, whole genome shotgun sequence genome encodes the following:
- the LOC112627695 gene encoding mannose-6-phosphate isomerase-like isoform X2 — MVFPLSCAVQQYAWGKMGSNSEVARLLASSDPLAQIAEDKPYAELWMGTHPRGDAKIFDNRISQKTLGQWIAENQDSLGSKVKDTFNGNLPFLFKVLSVETPLSIQAHPNKELAEKLHLQAPQHYPDANHKPEMAIALTPFQGLCGFRPVEEIITFMKKVPEFQFLIGDEAATHLKQTMSHDSQAVASALQSCFSHLMKSEKKVVAEQLNLLVKRISQQGGHGYILGWVQCSGLGSPADTRL, encoded by the exons ATGG TATTCCCACTTTCCTGTGCGGTGCAGCAGTATGCCTGGGGGAAGATGGGTTCCAACAGCGAAGTGGCGCGGCTGTTGGCCAGCAGTGACCCACTGGCCCAGATCGCAGAGGACAAGCCCTATGCAGAG TTGTGGATGGGGACTCACCCCCGAGGGGATGCCAAGATCTTTGACAACCGCATCTCACAGAAGACCCTAGGCCAGTGGATTGCTGAGAACCAGGACAGCTTGGGCTCAAAGGTCAAGGACACCTTTAATGGCAATCTGCCCTTCCTCTTCAAAGTGCTCTCAGTTGAAACACCCCTGTCCATCCAGGCACACCCTAACAAG GAGCTGGCAGAGAAGCTGCACCTCCAGGCTCCACAGCACTACCCCGATGCCAACCACAAGCCAGAGATGGCCATTGCCCTCACCCCCTTCCAGGGCTTGTGTGGCTTCCGGCCAGTTGAGGAGATTATAACCTTTATGAAGA AGGTGCCTGAGTTTCAGTTCCTGATTGGAGATGAGGCAGCAACACACCTGAAACAGACCATGAGCCATGACTCCCAGGCTGTGGCCTCTGCTCTGCAGAGCTGTTTCTCCCACCTGATGAAGAGTGAGAAGAAGGTGGTGGCGGAACAGCTCAACCTGTTGGTGAAGCGGATCTCCCAGCAAGGTGGGCATGGTTATATTCTTGGTTGGGTGCAATGCTCTGGCCTGG
- the LOC112627695 gene encoding mannose-6-phosphate isomerase-like isoform X4, with protein sequence MSMAAPRVFPLSCAVQQYAWGKMGSNSEVARLLASSDPLAQIAEDKPYAELWMGTHPRGDAKIFDNRISQKTLGQWIAENQDSLGSKVKDTFNGNLPFLFKVLSVETPLSIQAPQHYPDANHKPEMAIALTPFQGLCGFRPVEEIITFMKKVPEFQFLIGDEAATHLKQTMSHDSQAVASALQSCFSHLMKSEKKVVAEQLNLLVKRISQQGGHGYILGWVQCSGLGSPADTRL encoded by the exons ATGAGCATGGCGGCTCCGCGAG TATTCCCACTTTCCTGTGCGGTGCAGCAGTATGCCTGGGGGAAGATGGGTTCCAACAGCGAAGTGGCGCGGCTGTTGGCCAGCAGTGACCCACTGGCCCAGATCGCAGAGGACAAGCCCTATGCAGAG TTGTGGATGGGGACTCACCCCCGAGGGGATGCCAAGATCTTTGACAACCGCATCTCACAGAAGACCCTAGGCCAGTGGATTGCTGAGAACCAGGACAGCTTGGGCTCAAAGGTCAAGGACACCTTTAATGGCAATCTGCCCTTCCTCTTCAAAGTGCTCTCAGTTGAAACACCCCTGTCCATCCAG GCTCCACAGCACTACCCCGATGCCAACCACAAGCCAGAGATGGCCATTGCCCTCACCCCCTTCCAGGGCTTGTGTGGCTTCCGGCCAGTTGAGGAGATTATAACCTTTATGAAGA AGGTGCCTGAGTTTCAGTTCCTGATTGGAGATGAGGCAGCAACACACCTGAAACAGACCATGAGCCATGACTCCCAGGCTGTGGCCTCTGCTCTGCAGAGCTGTTTCTCCCACCTGATGAAGAGTGAGAAGAAGGTGGTGGCGGAACAGCTCAACCTGTTGGTGAAGCGGATCTCCCAGCAAGGTGGGCATGGTTATATTCTTGGTTGGGTGCAATGCTCTGGCCTGG
- the LOC112627695 gene encoding mannose-6-phosphate isomerase-like isoform X3, with translation MSMAAPRVFPLSCAVQQYAWGKMGSNSEVARLLASSDPLAQIAEDKPYAEIFDNRISQKTLGQWIAENQDSLGSKVKDTFNGNLPFLFKVLSVETPLSIQAHPNKELAEKLHLQAPQHYPDANHKPEMAIALTPFQGLCGFRPVEEIITFMKKVPEFQFLIGDEAATHLKQTMSHDSQAVASALQSCFSHLMKSEKKVVAEQLNLLVKRISQQGGHGYILGWVQCSGLGSPADTRL, from the exons ATGAGCATGGCGGCTCCGCGAG TATTCCCACTTTCCTGTGCGGTGCAGCAGTATGCCTGGGGGAAGATGGGTTCCAACAGCGAAGTGGCGCGGCTGTTGGCCAGCAGTGACCCACTGGCCCAGATCGCAGAGGACAAGCCCTATGCAGAG ATCTTTGACAACCGCATCTCACAGAAGACCCTAGGCCAGTGGATTGCTGAGAACCAGGACAGCTTGGGCTCAAAGGTCAAGGACACCTTTAATGGCAATCTGCCCTTCCTCTTCAAAGTGCTCTCAGTTGAAACACCCCTGTCCATCCAGGCACACCCTAACAAG GAGCTGGCAGAGAAGCTGCACCTCCAGGCTCCACAGCACTACCCCGATGCCAACCACAAGCCAGAGATGGCCATTGCCCTCACCCCCTTCCAGGGCTTGTGTGGCTTCCGGCCAGTTGAGGAGATTATAACCTTTATGAAGA AGGTGCCTGAGTTTCAGTTCCTGATTGGAGATGAGGCAGCAACACACCTGAAACAGACCATGAGCCATGACTCCCAGGCTGTGGCCTCTGCTCTGCAGAGCTGTTTCTCCCACCTGATGAAGAGTGAGAAGAAGGTGGTGGCGGAACAGCTCAACCTGTTGGTGAAGCGGATCTCCCAGCAAGGTGGGCATGGTTATATTCTTGGTTGGGTGCAATGCTCTGGCCTGG
- the LOC112627695 gene encoding mannose-6-phosphate isomerase-like isoform X6, whose translation MSMAAPRVFPLSCAVQQYAWGKMGSNSEVARLLASSDPLAQIAEDKPYAELWMGTHPRGDAKIFDNRISQKTLGQWIAENQDSLGSKELAEKLHLQAPQHYPDANHKPEMAIALTPFQGLCGFRPVEEIITFMKKVPEFQFLIGDEAATHLKQTMSHDSQAVASALQSCFSHLMKSEKKVVAEQLNLLVKRISQQGGHGYILGWVQCSGLGSPADTRL comes from the exons ATGAGCATGGCGGCTCCGCGAG TATTCCCACTTTCCTGTGCGGTGCAGCAGTATGCCTGGGGGAAGATGGGTTCCAACAGCGAAGTGGCGCGGCTGTTGGCCAGCAGTGACCCACTGGCCCAGATCGCAGAGGACAAGCCCTATGCAGAG TTGTGGATGGGGACTCACCCCCGAGGGGATGCCAAGATCTTTGACAACCGCATCTCACAGAAGACCCTAGGCCAGTGGATTGCTGAGAACCAGGACAGCTTGGGCTCAAAG GAGCTGGCAGAGAAGCTGCACCTCCAGGCTCCACAGCACTACCCCGATGCCAACCACAAGCCAGAGATGGCCATTGCCCTCACCCCCTTCCAGGGCTTGTGTGGCTTCCGGCCAGTTGAGGAGATTATAACCTTTATGAAGA AGGTGCCTGAGTTTCAGTTCCTGATTGGAGATGAGGCAGCAACACACCTGAAACAGACCATGAGCCATGACTCCCAGGCTGTGGCCTCTGCTCTGCAGAGCTGTTTCTCCCACCTGATGAAGAGTGAGAAGAAGGTGGTGGCGGAACAGCTCAACCTGTTGGTGAAGCGGATCTCCCAGCAAGGTGGGCATGGTTATATTCTTGGTTGGGTGCAATGCTCTGGCCTGG
- the LOC112627695 gene encoding mannose-6-phosphate isomerase-like isoform X1, translated as MSMAAPRVFPLSCAVQQYAWGKMGSNSEVARLLASSDPLAQIAEDKPYAELWMGTHPRGDAKIFDNRISQKTLGQWIAENQDSLGSKVKDTFNGNLPFLFKVLSVETPLSIQAHPNKELAEKLHLQAPQHYPDANHKPEMAIALTPFQGLCGFRPVEEIITFMKKVPEFQFLIGDEAATHLKQTMSHDSQAVASALQSCFSHLMKSEKKVVAEQLNLLVKRISQQGGHGYILGWVQCSGLGSPADTRL; from the exons ATGAGCATGGCGGCTCCGCGAG TATTCCCACTTTCCTGTGCGGTGCAGCAGTATGCCTGGGGGAAGATGGGTTCCAACAGCGAAGTGGCGCGGCTGTTGGCCAGCAGTGACCCACTGGCCCAGATCGCAGAGGACAAGCCCTATGCAGAG TTGTGGATGGGGACTCACCCCCGAGGGGATGCCAAGATCTTTGACAACCGCATCTCACAGAAGACCCTAGGCCAGTGGATTGCTGAGAACCAGGACAGCTTGGGCTCAAAGGTCAAGGACACCTTTAATGGCAATCTGCCCTTCCTCTTCAAAGTGCTCTCAGTTGAAACACCCCTGTCCATCCAGGCACACCCTAACAAG GAGCTGGCAGAGAAGCTGCACCTCCAGGCTCCACAGCACTACCCCGATGCCAACCACAAGCCAGAGATGGCCATTGCCCTCACCCCCTTCCAGGGCTTGTGTGGCTTCCGGCCAGTTGAGGAGATTATAACCTTTATGAAGA AGGTGCCTGAGTTTCAGTTCCTGATTGGAGATGAGGCAGCAACACACCTGAAACAGACCATGAGCCATGACTCCCAGGCTGTGGCCTCTGCTCTGCAGAGCTGTTTCTCCCACCTGATGAAGAGTGAGAAGAAGGTGGTGGCGGAACAGCTCAACCTGTTGGTGAAGCGGATCTCCCAGCAAGGTGGGCATGGTTATATTCTTGGTTGGGTGCAATGCTCTGGCCTGG
- the LOC112627695 gene encoding mannose-6-phosphate isomerase-like isoform X5, whose translation MGSNSEVARLLASSDPLAQIAEDKPYAELWMGTHPRGDAKIFDNRISQKTLGQWIAENQDSLGSKVKDTFNGNLPFLFKVLSVETPLSIQAHPNKELAEKLHLQAPQHYPDANHKPEMAIALTPFQGLCGFRPVEEIITFMKKVPEFQFLIGDEAATHLKQTMSHDSQAVASALQSCFSHLMKSEKKVVAEQLNLLVKRISQQGGHGYILGWVQCSGLGSPADTRL comes from the exons ATGGGTTCCAACAGCGAAGTGGCGCGGCTGTTGGCCAGCAGTGACCCACTGGCCCAGATCGCAGAGGACAAGCCCTATGCAGAG TTGTGGATGGGGACTCACCCCCGAGGGGATGCCAAGATCTTTGACAACCGCATCTCACAGAAGACCCTAGGCCAGTGGATTGCTGAGAACCAGGACAGCTTGGGCTCAAAGGTCAAGGACACCTTTAATGGCAATCTGCCCTTCCTCTTCAAAGTGCTCTCAGTTGAAACACCCCTGTCCATCCAGGCACACCCTAACAAG GAGCTGGCAGAGAAGCTGCACCTCCAGGCTCCACAGCACTACCCCGATGCCAACCACAAGCCAGAGATGGCCATTGCCCTCACCCCCTTCCAGGGCTTGTGTGGCTTCCGGCCAGTTGAGGAGATTATAACCTTTATGAAGA AGGTGCCTGAGTTTCAGTTCCTGATTGGAGATGAGGCAGCAACACACCTGAAACAGACCATGAGCCATGACTCCCAGGCTGTGGCCTCTGCTCTGCAGAGCTGTTTCTCCCACCTGATGAAGAGTGAGAAGAAGGTGGTGGCGGAACAGCTCAACCTGTTGGTGAAGCGGATCTCCCAGCAAGGTGGGCATGGTTATATTCTTGGTTGGGTGCAATGCTCTGGCCTGG